The following proteins are co-located in the Echinicola sp. 20G genome:
- the fabD gene encoding ACP S-malonyltransferase, with product MKAYVFPGQGAQFPGMGKDLYETNDEAKRLFDQADEILGFKISEIMFNGTAEELKQTKVTQPAVFLHSVILAKTTADFNPDMAAGHSLGELSALVATGALSFEDGLKLVYQRALAMQEACEINPSTMAAILGLEDEKVEEICASIDEEVVVAANYNCPGQLVISGSNKGIEIACEKAKEAGAKRALPLPVGGAFHSPLMEPAREKLEKAIASTNFNKPVCPIYQNVSTKGETDIETIKNNLIAQLTAPVKWTQSVQNMVADGALDFVECGPGKVLQGLVKKIHREAEVSGL from the coding sequence ATGAAAGCTTATGTTTTCCCCGGTCAAGGGGCCCAATTTCCGGGAATGGGCAAAGATTTGTATGAAACCAATGATGAAGCCAAAAGGCTATTTGATCAGGCTGATGAGATTTTAGGTTTCAAAATCAGCGAAATCATGTTCAATGGTACTGCGGAAGAGCTAAAACAAACCAAAGTAACCCAGCCTGCTGTATTCCTTCACTCTGTTATTCTGGCTAAAACCACTGCAGATTTTAATCCAGACATGGCTGCGGGTCACTCTCTGGGAGAACTTTCTGCCTTGGTTGCTACTGGCGCTTTGTCATTTGAAGATGGACTAAAACTGGTTTATCAAAGAGCTTTGGCCATGCAGGAAGCTTGTGAAATCAACCCTTCCACCATGGCTGCCATCCTTGGTCTAGAAGATGAGAAAGTCGAAGAGATTTGTGCCAGTATTGACGAGGAAGTAGTTGTAGCAGCCAACTATAACTGCCCAGGTCAGTTGGTGATCTCTGGTTCCAATAAAGGGATCGAGATCGCTTGTGAAAAAGCAAAAGAAGCGGGTGCCAAAAGAGCTCTGCCTTTACCTGTAGGAGGTGCTTTCCATTCTCCTCTAATGGAGCCTGCAAGAGAAAAGCTAGAAAAAGCCATTGCTTCCACCAACTTCAACAAACCTGTTTGCCCTATTTATCAGAACGTAAGCACCAAAGGTGAAACAGATATCGAAACCATCAAAAACAACCTGATTGCACAACTGACAGCTCCAGTAAAATGGACCCAATCTGTACAAAACATGGTGGCCGATGGTGCCTTAGACTTTGTGGAATGTGGACCAGGAAAAGTACTTCAAGGTTTGGTGAAGAAAATCCACCGAGAAGCAGAAGTCTCTGGACTATAG
- a CDS encoding thiol-disulfide oxidoreductase DCC family protein — translation MSKLKHDFDIVLFDGVCNLCNQAVDFIIQRDRKNSFKLASLQDDLSKELLKGKEINEDYLDSLVLLRDEKVFYKSRAALEIAKKLKGLWPLFYAFIIIPTFLRDPIYNWIARNRYKWFGKRETCRFPTEEDKMKFLSKEDFK, via the coding sequence ATGAGTAAGTTAAAGCACGATTTTGATATTGTATTGTTTGATGGAGTCTGCAACTTGTGTAACCAAGCGGTAGACTTCATCATCCAGCGCGATAGAAAAAACAGCTTCAAGTTAGCTTCACTTCAAGACGACCTTAGCAAAGAATTATTAAAGGGTAAAGAAATAAATGAAGATTACCTCGATTCGTTAGTTTTGCTTCGAGATGAAAAGGTTTTCTATAAAAGCAGAGCTGCTTTGGAAATCGCAAAAAAATTAAAGGGGCTATGGCCCCTTTTTTATGCTTTTATCATCATCCCTACTTTTCTTAGAGACCCCATTTATAACTGGATTGCCCGTAACCGCTACAAATGGTTTGGCAAAAGAGAAACCTGTCGTTTTCCTACTGAAGAGGATAAAATGAAATTTCTTTCCAAGGAAGACTTTAAATAG
- a CDS encoding gliding motility-associated C-terminal domain-containing protein — MKCKAFLLFSLCLFFLGLQETLATHIRAGEIIAERISVQSLTYRITVVGYTDTRSSVVFGPGQIEFGDGRVVENLNTESDFSTVESLGNQIEKNVFVITHTYQGPGQYTIRFLEYNRNDLTLNMDNSVETPFYIETMITIDPFIGVNNSPVLTIPPVDNGQINTRYIHNPGAYDPDGDSIAYRFDDIVPLQGYQRPVNNYRSPASNEFSFNREDGSPNPFISMDPLTGDLVWDAPGIAGQYNVAFHIEEWRKINGEYQKIGYVVRDMQIIIENSDNQRPVLLVPPDLCVVAGTNIEEIIQGSDPDGDDIKIEVFGDPIEISSSPASYDPVATYQSSPGIVNFDWQTVCSHVRAREYQVRLRITDDPESGPALVDIKTWNIKVVGPPPVIQAVEQMPGRTADITWDPYSCGNSAESIQIWRSVNSNPYEPDSCETGIRDGYELIGTTDMNTFNFLDDNGGEGLSPGNTYCYRLVASYPQPRGGESIVSEEFCITIDVDVPIITNVSVEETDPSNGEMFIKWTPPYDIDTQQFPGPYQYQLIRSEGFTGNENATTVTTTSDTLFTDTGLNTESLVFNYEVVLLDGGIRIDTSSMASSVWLQPTIINEAIELNWEFNVPWNNRIAQYTHEVYRNRTDPDASDADTFELIAEVDVTTSGFTFLDDGSHNGVPLSRDTEYCYYVITKGAYNVDLLTYPLENKSQIICARPDDNRLPCPPVLTYDGPNCEEFLADKPCNFDNFYHDLSWEPNFTGDCDDELGSYRIYFSETSAEGSFEQVATVSALETDTRITGLLELKGCYYITAVDRSGNESEPSNIVCIDNCPNYELPNAFTPNGDGVNDTFQAFDNPFPRCPRFVEAVEIKIYNRWGALVFEYNSATSNENDFYIRWDGKDQNGNDLPAGTYFYSGSVLYNTNDESISSEELKGHIQIIK, encoded by the coding sequence ATGAAATGTAAAGCTTTTCTCTTGTTCTCCCTGTGCCTTTTCTTCCTAGGACTTCAAGAGACATTGGCCACACACATCCGGGCAGGCGAAATCATCGCAGAAAGAATATCGGTACAGTCACTCACTTACCGAATTACTGTAGTAGGCTATACTGACACACGCTCGTCAGTAGTTTTTGGGCCAGGACAAATCGAATTTGGTGACGGCAGGGTGGTAGAAAACCTGAATACAGAAAGTGATTTTAGCACAGTAGAGTCTTTGGGGAACCAAATTGAGAAGAACGTTTTTGTCATTACCCATACCTATCAAGGACCAGGGCAATACACCATTCGCTTTTTAGAATATAACAGAAATGACCTTACCCTGAACATGGACAATTCTGTGGAAACCCCTTTCTACATCGAAACCATGATAACCATTGACCCATTTATTGGTGTCAACAATTCACCAGTACTTACCATCCCCCCTGTTGACAATGGCCAGATAAACACTAGGTACATCCATAACCCTGGAGCCTATGATCCTGACGGAGATAGTATTGCATACAGATTTGATGACATTGTACCTTTACAAGGTTACCAAAGACCTGTAAACAATTACAGAAGCCCTGCTTCCAATGAGTTCAGCTTTAATAGAGAAGACGGTTCTCCAAACCCTTTTATCTCCATGGATCCTCTTACTGGAGATTTGGTTTGGGACGCCCCAGGCATCGCGGGACAGTACAATGTTGCCTTTCATATTGAGGAATGGCGGAAAATCAATGGGGAATACCAGAAAATAGGCTATGTGGTCAGAGACATGCAGATCATTATTGAGAACTCTGACAACCAAAGGCCTGTATTGCTTGTTCCACCAGATTTATGTGTGGTAGCTGGAACAAACATTGAAGAGATTATCCAAGGCAGTGATCCGGATGGAGACGATATTAAGATTGAAGTTTTTGGAGACCCAATCGAAATTTCTTCCTCACCAGCCAGCTATGACCCAGTTGCTACTTACCAATCATCTCCTGGTATCGTTAATTTCGACTGGCAAACCGTATGTAGCCACGTGAGAGCAAGAGAATACCAAGTAAGATTACGAATTACGGATGATCCTGAATCTGGTCCGGCTTTGGTGGATATCAAGACCTGGAACATTAAGGTAGTAGGCCCACCTCCAGTCATACAAGCAGTAGAACAAATGCCTGGCAGAACGGCGGATATCACTTGGGATCCTTATTCTTGTGGGAACAGTGCAGAAAGCATCCAAATTTGGAGAAGTGTCAACAGCAATCCTTACGAACCTGATTCTTGTGAAACGGGTATCCGGGATGGCTACGAGCTCATAGGAACGACGGACATGAACACCTTCAACTTCCTTGATGATAATGGAGGAGAAGGCCTTTCCCCTGGCAACACTTACTGTTATAGACTGGTTGCTTCTTATCCTCAACCAAGAGGTGGGGAAAGTATTGTTTCAGAAGAGTTCTGTATCACCATTGATGTTGATGTGCCTATTATTACCAATGTAAGTGTGGAAGAAACAGACCCTAGTAATGGTGAAATGTTTATCAAGTGGACACCTCCATATGACATCGATACCCAACAATTCCCTGGCCCATATCAATATCAGTTGATCCGCTCAGAGGGCTTTACAGGAAATGAAAACGCCACTACTGTCACCACAACAAGTGACACTTTGTTTACAGATACGGGATTGAATACAGAGAGTCTTGTATTCAATTATGAAGTAGTCCTTTTGGATGGCGGAATCAGGATTGACACATCTAGCATGGCCTCATCTGTTTGGTTACAGCCAACCATTATCAATGAAGCCATTGAACTTAACTGGGAGTTTAACGTGCCATGGAACAACCGTATCGCACAATATACCCATGAAGTTTACCGAAATAGGACAGACCCTGATGCAAGCGATGCAGATACATTTGAGTTGATAGCAGAAGTAGATGTCACCACAAGTGGTTTTACCTTTTTGGATGATGGTAGCCACAATGGTGTCCCACTGAGTAGAGATACAGAATATTGCTATTATGTCATTACCAAAGGAGCTTATAATGTGGATTTATTGACTTATCCTTTAGAAAACAAATCCCAAATTATCTGTGCAAGACCCGACGACAATAGGCTTCCTTGCCCTCCTGTGCTGACTTATGATGGACCAAACTGCGAGGAGTTTCTTGCTGATAAACCTTGTAATTTTGACAACTTCTACCATGACTTAAGCTGGGAGCCGAACTTTACAGGTGATTGTGACGATGAGCTAGGTAGCTATAGGATTTATTTCTCAGAAACTAGTGCTGAGGGCAGTTTCGAACAAGTGGCAACGGTAAGTGCTTTAGAAACTGACACAAGAATTACTGGCTTACTTGAGCTAAAAGGGTGCTACTACATCACAGCGGTGGATCGATCCGGGAATGAAAGTGAACCCAGCAATATTGTATGCATCGATAACTGTCCAAACTACGAATTACCGAATGCATTTACTCCTAATGGAGATGGCGTTAACGATACCTTCCAGGCATTTGACAACCCATTCCCTAGATGTCCTCGATTTGTAGAAGCCGTGGAAATCAAAATCTATAATCGCTGGGGTGCTTTGGTATTTGAATATAATAGTGCCACTTCAAACGAAAACGACTTCTATATTCGTTGGGATGGTAAGGACCAAAATGGAAATGACTTACCAGCGGGAACGTATTTCTATTCCGGTTCTGTGCTCTACAACACCAATGATGAAAGCATCAGCAGTGAAGAGCTCAAAGGTCACATTCAAATCATAAAATGA
- a CDS encoding succinate dehydrogenase cytochrome b subunit, with product MSWVTKTFSSTLGRKLLMALTGLFLILFLIGHVSGNMLLFKDDGGQAFNEYAKFMTTNPAVKILSYLTYISIIGHVIFAIVLSVRNKKARPVNYAEAKSGTNSSWNSRNMGILGTIVLIFIVVHLQNFWAQMHWGGIPTVTYESGEYKDLYAVVNLAFSNIGLVALYVVAMAFLAFHLNHGFASAFQTLGLNHKKYTPAIQFIGSAFSIIVPAIFASMPIFIYFSSLN from the coding sequence ATGAGTTGGGTAACCAAAACCTTTAGTAGCACTTTGGGACGAAAGTTGCTAATGGCCCTGACAGGGTTATTCCTGATCCTATTTTTGATAGGACACGTCTCGGGAAATATGCTTTTATTCAAAGATGACGGTGGACAGGCATTCAATGAATATGCCAAGTTTATGACTACCAATCCAGCAGTGAAAATCCTTTCTTACCTCACTTACATTTCCATTATTGGACACGTGATTTTCGCGATCGTGTTATCAGTAAGAAACAAAAAGGCAAGACCAGTAAATTATGCTGAGGCGAAATCAGGTACTAATAGCAGTTGGAATTCAAGAAATATGGGTATTCTGGGTACTATTGTGCTAATCTTTATTGTGGTTCACCTTCAAAACTTTTGGGCACAAATGCACTGGGGAGGAATTCCAACAGTAACCTATGAAAGTGGAGAGTACAAGGACCTTTATGCAGTGGTCAACCTCGCCTTTTCTAACATTGGTTTGGTGGCACTCTATGTAGTGGCTATGGCTTTCTTAGCATTTCACTTGAACCACGGTTTTGCCAGTGCATTCCAGACTTTGGGCCTTAATCACAAGAAGTACACCCCAGCAATCCAGTTTATCGGAAGTGCATTTTCTATCATTGTTCCGGCGATATTTGCTTCCATGCCCATCTTCATTTATTTCTCATCCTTGAATTAA
- a CDS encoding fumarate reductase/succinate dehydrogenase flavoprotein subunit: protein MILDSKIPAGSLAEKWTKHKFNMKLVNPANKRKYDVIVVGTGLAGASAAASLAELGYNVKAFCFQDSPRRAHSIAAQGGINAAKNYQNDGDSVYRLFYDTIKGGDYRSREANVHRLAEVSVNIIDQCVAQGVPFAREYGGLLANRSFGGAQVSRTFYARGQTGQQLLLGAYSALSRQVANGKVKLYPRTEMMDVVTIDGKARGIVTRNLITGAIESHSAHAVLLCTGGYGNVFFLSTNAMGSNVTAAWRAHKKGAYFANPCYTQIHPTCIPVSGDHQSKLTLMSESLRNDGRVWVPKTQELAEKLRKREIMPKDIKDEDRDYYLERRYPSFGNLVPRDVASRNAKYVCDEGRGVNETGEAVFLDFRDAIIRDGEDTISAKYGNLFDMYQQITGENPYKTPMKIYPAVHYTMGGLWVDYHLMTTVPGLYALGEANFSDHGANRLGASALMQGLADGYFVIPYTIGDYLAGMPYEKVGTDHEAFKQSEKEIKDKIQKLLSINGKKTIDDFHKRLGKIMWEYCGMARTAEGLQKAIGMIQDLKKEFWADVKVLGTEDELNLSLEKAHRVADFIELGELMVRDALHRNESCGGHFREEYQTEEGEALRDDENFAYVGAWKHMGDNVEEELNKEPLVFENVKLTQRSYK, encoded by the coding sequence ATGATACTTGATTCCAAAATACCAGCAGGTTCATTAGCTGAAAAGTGGACAAAACATAAATTCAATATGAAGTTGGTCAATCCGGCCAACAAGAGAAAGTACGACGTGATTGTGGTAGGGACTGGCTTGGCTGGTGCTTCAGCAGCTGCATCATTGGCAGAGCTAGGTTATAATGTGAAGGCTTTTTGCTTCCAAGATAGCCCAAGAAGGGCCCACTCTATTGCAGCACAAGGTGGTATCAATGCTGCCAAAAACTATCAAAATGATGGTGACTCTGTTTACAGGTTATTCTATGACACCATTAAAGGTGGTGATTACCGTTCCAGAGAAGCCAATGTTCATAGACTAGCAGAAGTTTCTGTTAATATCATTGACCAATGTGTGGCACAAGGAGTTCCTTTTGCCCGTGAATATGGTGGATTGCTTGCCAACCGTTCATTTGGTGGTGCTCAGGTATCACGTACCTTCTACGCCAGGGGCCAAACTGGACAGCAGTTACTTTTGGGAGCTTATTCTGCTTTGAGTCGTCAGGTAGCCAATGGTAAGGTGAAGCTTTATCCAAGAACTGAGATGATGGATGTGGTAACCATCGATGGAAAAGCCAGAGGTATTGTCACCAGAAACCTGATCACCGGAGCTATTGAGTCTCACAGTGCGCATGCCGTATTACTTTGTACAGGTGGATATGGTAACGTATTCTTCCTTTCGACCAATGCCATGGGCTCAAACGTGACCGCAGCTTGGAGAGCTCATAAGAAAGGTGCATACTTTGCCAACCCTTGTTACACCCAAATTCACCCAACTTGTATCCCAGTTTCTGGAGATCACCAGTCTAAGTTGACTTTGATGTCAGAATCATTGAGGAACGATGGTAGGGTATGGGTGCCTAAAACGCAAGAATTGGCAGAGAAACTTCGTAAGAGGGAAATCATGCCTAAAGATATTAAGGACGAGGACAGAGATTACTATTTGGAGAGAAGGTACCCTTCTTTCGGTAACTTGGTTCCTCGTGATGTGGCTTCTAGAAATGCTAAATATGTTTGTGATGAAGGCAGAGGGGTAAACGAAACTGGTGAAGCGGTATTCTTGGATTTCCGTGATGCTATCATCAGGGATGGAGAGGACACGATCAGTGCAAAGTATGGAAACCTGTTTGATATGTATCAGCAGATCACTGGCGAGAACCCTTATAAGACGCCAATGAAGATTTATCCGGCTGTTCACTACACTATGGGAGGACTTTGGGTAGATTACCATTTGATGACTACTGTGCCTGGTCTTTATGCCCTAGGAGAAGCCAATTTCTCCGACCATGGTGCCAATAGATTGGGAGCTTCAGCTTTGATGCAAGGTTTGGCTGATGGTTATTTTGTGATTCCTTACACTATTGGAGATTATTTGGCAGGGATGCCATATGAGAAAGTGGGAACAGACCATGAGGCTTTCAAACAGTCGGAAAAAGAAATCAAGGATAAAATCCAAAAACTACTTTCCATCAACGGTAAGAAAACCATCGATGATTTCCATAAGCGATTGGGTAAAATCATGTGGGAATACTGCGGGATGGCCAGAACTGCTGAGGGTCTTCAGAAGGCCATTGGTATGATTCAAGATTTGAAAAAGGAATTTTGGGCTGATGTTAAAGTTTTGGGAACTGAAGATGAGTTGAACTTATCTTTGGAGAAGGCACATAGAGTGGCCGACTTTATTGAGTTGGGAGAGCTTATGGTAAGGGATGCACTGCACAGAAATGAGTCTTGTGGTGGTCACTTCCGCGAAGAGTATCAAACCGAAGAAGGTGAAGCCCTTCGTGATGATGAGAATTTTGCTTACGTGGGTGCTTGGAAACACATGGGTGATAATGTGGAGGAAGAGCTGAACAAAGAACCGCTTGTGTTCGAGAACGTGAAGTTGACCCAGAGAAGTTACAAGTAA
- a CDS encoding succinate dehydrogenase/fumarate reductase iron-sulfur subunit, with product MNLTLKVWRQKNGSDKGGFVNYNIADISEDMSFLEMLDVLNEELSEKGEDPVHFDHDCREGICGMCSLHINGKPHGPQQTTTCQLHMRSFKDGDTITIEPWRAAAFPVVKDLVVDRGAFDRIIQAGGYVSVNTGGVPDANEIPIPKKIADEAFDAATCIGCGACVAACKNASAMLFTSAKISQLAMLPQGKVERKERAEKMIAQMDEEGFGACTNTGACSIECPKGISLTNIARMNREYFSAIASSENV from the coding sequence ATGAACTTAACACTTAAAGTTTGGAGACAAAAAAACGGTTCTGATAAGGGCGGTTTTGTTAATTATAATATTGCTGATATTTCTGAAGACATGTCATTCTTGGAAATGTTGGACGTTTTGAATGAGGAGCTTTCTGAAAAGGGAGAAGACCCTGTTCACTTTGACCATGATTGTAGAGAAGGTATCTGTGGGATGTGTTCTTTGCATATCAATGGCAAGCCTCATGGACCTCAACAAACAACCACCTGCCAGTTGCACATGCGGTCTTTCAAAGATGGAGACACCATCACCATCGAACCTTGGAGAGCGGCTGCTTTCCCTGTAGTGAAAGATTTGGTAGTGGATAGAGGTGCTTTTGATCGTATCATTCAAGCGGGTGGTTATGTGTCTGTAAACACCGGTGGTGTACCTGATGCCAATGAGATTCCTATTCCAAAGAAAATTGCTGACGAGGCTTTTGATGCAGCAACTTGTATTGGATGTGGAGCTTGTGTAGCAGCTTGTAAGAATGCTTCTGCCATGCTGTTTACTTCTGCTAAAATCTCCCAGTTGGCCATGTTGCCACAAGGTAAGGTAGAAAGAAAAGAGAGAGCTGAGAAGATGATTGCCCAAATGGACGAAGAAGGATTTGGCGCATGTACCAACACCGGAGCATGTTCAATCGAATGTCCTAAAGGCATCAGCTTGACCAATATCGCTAGAATGAACAGGGAATATTTCTCTGCAATTGCTAGCAGTGAGAATGTATAA
- a CDS encoding sodium:solute symporter has translation MEWIDIVIFIVYMIIMLGVGFYFMRNNQGQEDYYVGGRSIGHWHIGLSVVATDVGGGFSIGLGGLGFAMGLSGSWMLFTGLIGAWLAAVFLIPKVKSNPAFAKFYTFPQIFQHLFNRKVGIAAGVICFVGYLGFTSSQLLAGAKLAAGTFKDLDINLALLIMGIIAVVYTVLGGLKAVIYTDTIQWIILLLGFIFIGLPISYYHVGGWKAIQETLPAEFFSLSNLTWQDLANWGITILPIWFVGMTLYQRIFASKDVRSAKKAWYIAGLFEWPIMAFMGVSLGLLSRVAFEQGMIAGAIDDLDPEMGLPILLSTVLPAGIMGLMMSAYFSAVLSTADSCLMAASGNLTTDLFGKWFEKQPEEKSMRFSQLFTLVIGALALLIAMQMTNVLELMLYSYAFMVSGLLVPILAGLFWNKRNPNAALLSMIIGGSVTAGLAFSGIALPLGLDANLFGLTASLAAFLLVDRLDK, from the coding sequence ATGGAATGGATCGATATTGTTATTTTTATCGTGTATATGATCATCATGCTTGGAGTTGGCTTTTACTTCATGCGAAACAATCAAGGACAAGAGGATTATTATGTTGGTGGTAGAAGTATAGGTCATTGGCATATCGGGCTATCTGTGGTGGCAACAGATGTGGGAGGAGGTTTCTCTATTGGTTTAGGAGGCTTAGGTTTTGCGATGGGACTTTCCGGAAGCTGGATGCTGTTTACAGGGCTTATAGGAGCATGGTTGGCAGCTGTTTTTTTGATTCCTAAAGTGAAGTCCAATCCGGCCTTCGCTAAATTTTATACTTTTCCACAAATCTTTCAGCATCTTTTTAACCGCAAAGTAGGTATAGCAGCAGGAGTGATTTGTTTTGTAGGGTATCTAGGCTTTACTTCATCTCAATTATTGGCTGGGGCAAAATTGGCAGCAGGCACCTTTAAGGATTTGGATATCAATCTGGCATTGCTGATAATGGGCATAATAGCGGTCGTATACACTGTTTTAGGAGGCTTAAAGGCGGTAATATACACAGATACCATTCAGTGGATCATTTTGTTATTGGGCTTTATTTTCATTGGTTTGCCCATTTCCTACTATCATGTTGGGGGATGGAAGGCGATACAAGAAACATTACCGGCTGAATTTTTCAGTTTATCTAATTTGACCTGGCAGGATTTGGCCAATTGGGGGATCACTATTTTGCCTATATGGTTTGTAGGTATGACTTTGTACCAAAGGATATTTGCGAGCAAGGATGTCAGATCAGCAAAGAAGGCCTGGTATATTGCAGGTTTGTTTGAATGGCCCATAATGGCTTTTATGGGCGTATCTTTAGGCTTATTGTCTAGAGTGGCTTTTGAACAGGGCATGATTGCAGGTGCAATTGATGACTTGGACCCAGAGATGGGGTTACCGATACTTTTAAGCACAGTATTGCCTGCGGGAATAATGGGACTGATGATGTCCGCTTATTTTTCGGCAGTGTTGTCTACCGCTGATTCCTGTTTGATGGCCGCTTCAGGGAATCTCACTACAGATCTTTTTGGGAAATGGTTTGAGAAGCAACCGGAAGAAAAGTCAATGAGGTTCAGTCAGTTGTTTACTTTGGTTATTGGGGCTTTGGCATTGTTGATTGCCATGCAAATGACCAATGTGCTGGAACTTATGCTTTATTCTTACGCTTTTATGGTATCGGGACTGTTAGTTCCCATTCTTGCTGGTTTGTTTTGGAATAAGCGAAACCCTAATGCCGCATTACTTTCTATGATCATTGGAGGAAGTGTTACTGCAGGCCTGGCTTTTAGCGGTATCGCTTTGCCTTTGGGACTTGATGCTAATTTATTTGGGCTTACGGCCTCTTTAGCAGCGTTTTTGCTTGTAGATAGACTGGATAAATAA
- a CDS encoding GNAT family N-acetyltransferase, with product MNKIETLSTIDNATYLQKKEIADFLFEHLDQYGDPHEDIMKCLDYALDQAVDKGGFVVMGRENGKIIGAVVVNKTGMSGYIPENILVYIAVNANQRGKGVGKKLMKTAIKMASGDIALHVKPDNPAKILYEKLGFTNKYLEMRLKK from the coding sequence ATGAATAAGATAGAGACGCTATCCACCATTGACAATGCCACATATCTCCAGAAAAAAGAAATTGCAGATTTTTTGTTTGAGCACCTAGACCAATATGGTGATCCACATGAGGACATTATGAAATGCTTGGATTATGCCTTGGATCAGGCTGTGGATAAAGGAGGTTTTGTGGTGATGGGGCGTGAAAATGGAAAAATTATTGGTGCGGTAGTGGTAAATAAGACAGGCATGTCTGGATATATTCCTGAAAATATATTAGTTTATATTGCTGTCAATGCCAACCAACGAGGTAAAGGAGTCGGCAAAAAGCTGATGAAGACGGCGATTAAAATGGCCAGTGGCGATATTGCGTTACACGTAAAGCCTGACAATCCGGCAAAAATCCTTTATGAAAAGCTCGGGTTCACCAATAAATACCTTGAAATGAGGTTGAAAAAATAA
- a CDS encoding alanine racemase, translating to MAFLNLYKDNLRKNYEFLREKFNEYDVAWGVVSKLLCGNEIYIQELIDLGVDEVHDSRISNLAKVKKINPKIQTVYIKPPSKRNLKDVVMYADVSLNSELNTIKWISEEAVKQEKKHQIIIMVETGDLREGVMGDDLVEFYSKIFQLPNVEVIGLGTNLNCLNGVMPSTDKLVQLSLYKQIIELKFNKEIPWVSAGTSVTIPLMLNHQLPKGINHFRVGETLYFGANLFDGSTIEGMNDGVFELCAEIIELQEKPLLPIGNLAANPQGEITEIDESLYGQSSYRGILDLGLLDVDPKYLIYDKNEFEVLGGSSDMLILDLGKNPKNYKVGDLIRFKLKYMGALAILNSYYIEKRVK from the coding sequence ATGGCATTTTTAAATCTATACAAAGATAATCTTCGAAAGAATTACGAGTTTCTCCGAGAGAAATTTAATGAATATGATGTGGCCTGGGGAGTCGTTTCCAAATTGCTTTGTGGCAATGAAATTTACATTCAGGAATTAATAGATCTGGGTGTGGACGAAGTACATGACTCCAGGATTAGCAACCTTGCCAAAGTCAAAAAGATCAATCCTAAAATACAAACAGTTTACATTAAGCCACCTAGCAAGCGAAACTTGAAAGATGTAGTGATGTATGCTGATGTCAGTCTAAACAGCGAACTCAATACCATAAAGTGGATCAGTGAGGAGGCAGTGAAGCAAGAAAAGAAACATCAGATCATCATCATGGTGGAAACGGGAGACTTGAGAGAAGGAGTGATGGGAGATGACTTGGTAGAGTTTTATTCAAAAATATTTCAGCTTCCCAATGTGGAAGTGATTGGCTTGGGAACCAATTTAAACTGTCTCAATGGAGTCATGCCATCCACAGACAAACTGGTACAGTTATCCCTTTATAAACAAATCATAGAATTAAAGTTTAATAAGGAAATTCCATGGGTGTCCGCAGGGACCTCAGTGACAATTCCTTTGATGCTAAATCATCAATTGCCCAAAGGAATCAATCATTTCAGGGTTGGAGAGACCTTATATTTCGGTGCTAATTTGTTTGATGGAAGTACTATCGAGGGAATGAATGATGGAGTTTTTGAATTGTGTGCCGAGATAATTGAGTTGCAGGAAAAGCCTCTTTTGCCTATTGGAAACCTTGCTGCCAACCCACAAGGTGAAATTACAGAGATCGATGAGTCGCTTTACGGACAATCTTCTTACCGGGGTATTTTGGATCTTGGGTTGTTGGATGTGGATCCAAAGTATTTAATATATGACAAAAACGAATTTGAAGTGCTTGGGGGAAGTTCAGACATGCTGATCCTGGATTTGGGTAAAAATCCAAAGAACTATAAAGTAGGTGACCTTATTCGCTTCAAACTTAAGTACATGGGGGCTTTGGCGATTTTAAATTCATATTATATAGAGA